The following proteins are co-located in the Pedobacter sp. FW305-3-2-15-E-R2A2 genome:
- a CDS encoding acyltransferase, with protein sequence MEGLVKMEMDRMTNKVKINWLDLLKVIAVFMVIVAHANDCIILNQDGNFNFEWGTYIGSLYRFAVPLFVLISGVLLLPAKLGTLEFYKKRLMRIVPALLFWGMAYVLFDGLVLNHKPWDKMLMEIAKLPLSFGDSAPHLWYLYMLVGLYLIIPILSPWVVKATKRELELVLAIFIFSTFIPYLKFLTGLAFGVCDWNEFHSFYYLSGFIGYLLMGYYLYTYLPGWSNKAKRWTGVFLFLTGYGITYYLTISVPFSIPNIEMVWYYCSPNVLLEAVGVFLLVEGMEFKEGLFLKTIQTIAHYSFGIFLVHYFFIGVIFRYMAAHFDLHPALNVLVSCTLTLLIAFAAVWTLAKFRLTRKLVM encoded by the coding sequence ATGGAAGGTCTGGTAAAAATGGAAATGGATAGGATGACGAATAAGGTAAAGATTAACTGGCTTGATTTATTAAAAGTGATCGCTGTATTTATGGTGATTGTGGCGCATGCCAATGATTGCATTATTCTAAATCAGGATGGAAATTTTAATTTTGAATGGGGAACTTATATTGGCTCTTTATATCGTTTCGCTGTTCCTTTGTTTGTATTGATCTCCGGAGTTTTACTATTACCCGCTAAATTGGGCACTTTGGAATTTTATAAAAAACGCCTTATGCGGATTGTTCCTGCCCTGCTTTTCTGGGGCATGGCGTACGTGCTGTTTGATGGATTGGTCTTAAATCATAAGCCCTGGGACAAGATGCTGATGGAGATCGCTAAACTTCCCCTAAGCTTCGGCGATTCTGCTCCACACCTTTGGTATTTATACATGTTGGTTGGATTATACTTGATCATTCCAATCCTATCTCCATGGGTGGTTAAAGCGACAAAGAGAGAGCTGGAATTGGTATTGGCAATTTTTATCTTTTCCACTTTTATTCCTTATCTGAAGTTTCTGACCGGATTAGCCTTCGGGGTTTGTGACTGGAATGAATTCCATTCTTTTTACTACCTGTCTGGTTTTATCGGATATTTATTAATGGGATACTACCTATATACGTATTTGCCGGGATGGAGCAACAAAGCAAAAAGATGGACAGGTGTATTTTTGTTTTTAACCGGATATGGAATTACTTATTACCTGACGATCAGTGTTCCTTTCTCGATCCCAAACATTGAAATGGTATGGTACTACTGCTCGCCAAATGTCCTTTTGGAAGCAGTTGGTGTCTTCTTACTGGTGGAGGGTATGGAGTTTAAAGAAGGACTGTTCCTTAAAACGATCCAAACTATCGCGCATTATTCTTTCGGGATTTTCCTGGTTCATTATTTCTTTATTGGGGTTATTTTCAGGTATATGGCTGCTCATTTTGACCTTCATCCGGCGTTGAACGTCCTGGTATCCTGTACGCTTACCCTCCTTATTGCTTTTGCTGCAGTCTGGACACTTGCGAAGTTCAGGCTGACACGCAAATTAGTCATGTAA
- a CDS encoding helix-turn-helix transcriptional regulator gives MTERPHLGRNVSRIRTAREMKQETLAKALGISQQAVSRMEQRAVIKEDSLAKIAEILDVPLATIKACNQKFIISNIITDQKNQYTFLAMIIRSIKRLFWLHHDK, from the coding sequence ATGACTGAGAGACCTCATTTGGGAAGAAACGTAAGCCGCATTCGCACAGCTCGTGAAATGAAACAAGAAACATTAGCCAAGGCATTGGGAATAAGCCAACAGGCGGTATCAAGAATGGAGCAGAGGGCTGTTATCAAAGAAGATTCACTTGCAAAAATTGCCGAAATCCTGGATGTGCCATTGGCCACTATAAAAGCCTGCAATCAGAAATTCATCATTTCCAATATCATTACCGATCAAAAAAATCAGTACACCTTTCTAGCCATGATCATCCGATCGATCAAAAGGTTATTCTGGCTACATCACGACAAATAA